A portion of the Heliangelus exortis chromosome 28, bHelExo1.hap1, whole genome shotgun sequence genome contains these proteins:
- the IL12RB1 gene encoding interleukin-12 receptor subunit beta-1 yields MPRLQPNLAQPAVVWGVGPLPPPLPTAGIAEPTGLSCWKRCHSQGFLCSWPPLGPAGNTSYLLKLCYVTPRTCHEFRVGSRTTYTLSHRRVYVLTNTTAWVEAHWDNHSHRTPNVTLYLYNSIKPDPPHTGMPFNKTRGWLQLQVPWPPCHPLGRPPEREARFRKMENGTWVQVMCKAVKDEDDSVTCPLGVGGTFEVQLRHKPPHWSSYWSDWSSSIFVPEEILESPELSFQLGKLGRDGQRVLRLSWQRVPEDRGDVTYTLQARMPACGCAQGDEEDTVVLGTEHNLTLSGAEYQILLTAANDAGPGPARHLLVPAEQRTGTGPTAGPRGVIFPAIPHPPPHFIPDLSFKDIGVAGDTVTARWEAPNPGSAFCFEQQQLPGAPRGGVCTQEDFPANSIHVERGTLEAPGCHRLAVHSREAARGWATVAVTHHYASNASLAIPIRAETSAKNTTVVLLWSPSPRAACPGVLAKYLICHAAEGDNVTYDEAEATASHYTLRNLRPGTAYRVGIWEVTTEREGTCHAWWHFQTKALGGVLGTEMSPPGRARPQRAPWKSHLKYLSITLALPIAAAVYHLSKRARHLLFPPLPEPVGSKAIQFCMGETSQDQPWPSFLEPSERFSTAELLLPEPNTSTETPMDASTRPGTPQPSLVTEEPAVVTCLEVTRPVVTRPVVTCPEELPFVYCRQEVLSPVGFPSSTSDSGHPPDDDDDDDDEEEEEEEEEEEEEEEGRRGLHQPLVPITLLISDKPITIRDEEEWDPLPGWNAG; encoded by the exons ATGCCACGGCTCCAACCAAACCTTGCCCAACCAGCTGTAGTTTGGGGTGtgggacccctcccaccccccctccccaccgcAGGCATCGCCGAGCCCACCGGCCTCTCCTGCTGGAAGCGATGCCATTCCCAAGggttcctctgctcctggccacCCCTTGGCCCTGCTGGCAACACCTCCTACCTCCTGAAGCTCTG CTACGTGACGCCCCGGACGTGCCATGAGTTCAGGGTGGGCTCCAGGACCACCTACACCCTGAGCCATCGCCGTGTCTACGTCCTCACCAACACCACGGCCTGGGTGGAGGCACACTGGGACAACCACAGCCACAGGACCCCCAACGTCACACTCTACCTCTACAACTCCA TCAAACCAGACCCACCCCACACGGGGATGCCCTTCAACAAGACCCGTGGCTGGCTGCAGCTACAGGTGCCATGGCCACCGTGCCACCCCCTGGGAAGGCCACCAGAGAGGGAGGCTCGCTTCCGAAAGATGGAAAACGGGACCTGGGTGCAG GTGATGTGCAAGGCAGTGAAGGATGAGGATGACTCAG TGACCTGTCCCCTGGGGGTGGGTGGCACCTTTGAGGTCCAGCTCCGGCACAAGCCTCCCCACTGGAGCAGCTACTGGAGTGACTGGAGCAGCTCCATCTTCGTTCCTgagg AAATCCTGGAAAGCCCGGAGCTGAGCTTCCAGCTGGGAAAACTGGGACGAGATGGGCAGCGGGTGCTGAGGCTGAGCTGGCAG CGAGTCCCCGAGGACAGAGGGGACGTCACTTACACCCTGCAGGCCCGCATGCCGGCGTGTGGCTGTGCCCAGGGGGACGAGGAGGACACCGTGGTGCTAGGGACAGAGCACAACCTCACCCTCTCCGGTGCCGAGTACCAAATCCTCCTGACAGCGGCCAACGATGCCGGGCCGGGGCCAGCACGGCACCTCCTGGTTCCGGCAGAGCAGCGGACAGGTACCGGCCCCACCGCCGGCCCTCGGGGAGTTATTTTTCCAGCTATCCCTCACCCCCCGCCCCATTTCATCCCAGATCTCAGCTTCAAGGACATTGGCGTGGCTGGGGACACCGTGACAGCGCGGTGGGAAGCACCAAACCCGGGATCTGCCTTCTGCTTCGAGCAGCAACAGCTGCCGGGAGCCCCCAGAGGGGGAGTTTGCACCCAAGAGGATTTCCCTGCCAACAGCATCCACGTGGAGCGAG GAACGCTGGAAGCCCCGGGGTGTCACCGCCTCGCCGTGCACAGCCGGGAAGCAGCGCGGGGCTGGGCCACCGTGGCCGTGACCCACCACTACGCCAGCAACG CCTCTCTGGCCATCCCCATCCGTGCCGAGACCAGCGCCAAGAACACCACCGttgtccttctctggagccCGTCCCCCCGTGCCGCCTGTCCCGGGGTGTTGGCCAAGTACCTCATCTGCCACGCAGCGGAGGGGGACAACGTGACAT ATGATGAAGCAGAGGCCACGGCATCGCACTACACGCTCCGAAACCTACGGCCCGGCACAGCCTACAGGGTGGGCATTTGGGAGGTGACAACAGAGAGGGAGGGGACCTGCCACGCCTGGTGGCACTTCCAGACCAAGGCACTGG GCGGAGTGCTGGGGACAGAAATGTCACCACCCGGCCGTGCCCGTCCCCAGAGAGCACCATGGAAATCCCACCTGAAGTACCTGAGCATCACTCTTGCCCTCCCCATTGCAGCCGCCGTCTACCACCTGAGCAAGAG GGCTCGccacctcctcttcccacccctGCCAGAGCCCGTGGGCAGCAAAGCCATCCAGTTCTGTATGGGAGAAACCAGCCAG GACCAGCCCTGGCCAAGCTTCCTGGAACCTTCGGAGAGGttcagcacagctgagctgctgctgccagagccaAACACCAGCACGGAGACACCAATGGATGCCAGCACGAGGCCTGGAACACCCCAACCCAGCCTGGTGACTGAGGAACCAGCAGTGGTGACATGTCTGGAGGTGACACGTCCTGTGGTGACACGTCCTGTGGTGACATGTCCAGAGGAGCTGCCATTTGTCTACTGCAGGCAAGAGGTGCTGAGCCCAGTGGGatttcccagcagcaccagtgaCTCTGGCCACCCACCTGATgacgatgatgatgatgatgatgaggaggaggaggaggaggaggaggaggaggaggaagaagaggagggaaggagagggctgCACCAGCCTCTGGTCCCCATCACCCTGCTCATCTCTGACAAACCCATCACCATCAGGGATGAGGAGGAATGGGACCCATTGCCAGGATGGAATGCAGGATGA